One region of Acidovorax sp. T1 genomic DNA includes:
- a CDS encoding CoA-acylating methylmalonate-semialdehyde dehydrogenase, giving the protein MTTATQSTPIGHYIQGQRAAGTSTRSQEVTNPATGAVTGRVALANRADVDAAVAAAQAAFPTWADTPPIRRARVLFRFLELVNQHKDALAHAITAEHGKVFTDAQGEVARGIDIIEFACGIPQLLKGDFTDQVSTGIDNWTLRQPLGVVAGITPFNFPVMVPMWMFPVAIAAGNTFVLKPSPTDPTASLLMADLFQQAGLPDGVFNVVQGDKEAVDALIEHPDVKAISFVGSTPIANYIYETGARHGKRVQALGGAKNHMVVMPDADIDQAVDALIGAGYGSAGERCMAISVAVLVGDAADQLVPKLIERTRALKVLNGTNLAAEMGPIVTRAAHERISGYIDLGVNEGAQLLVDGRGFDGKQAGEGCEGGFWLGGTLFDHVTPAMRIYKEEIFGPVLAVVRAKDFGEAVKLVNDHQFGNGVACFTRDGNVAREFGRRIQAGMVGINVPIPVPMAWHGFGGWKRSLFGDMHAYGEEGVRFYTKQKSIMQRWPESTPKGAEFVMPTAK; this is encoded by the coding sequence ATGACCACCGCCACCCAGTCGACCCCCATTGGCCACTACATCCAGGGCCAGCGCGCCGCAGGCACCAGCACCCGCAGCCAGGAGGTGACCAATCCCGCCACGGGCGCAGTGACGGGCCGCGTGGCGTTGGCCAACCGCGCCGATGTGGATGCGGCCGTGGCGGCTGCGCAGGCGGCTTTCCCTACCTGGGCCGACACGCCACCCATCCGCCGCGCCCGCGTGCTGTTCAGGTTTCTGGAGCTGGTCAACCAGCACAAGGACGCGCTGGCCCACGCCATCACGGCCGAGCATGGCAAGGTGTTCACCGACGCGCAGGGCGAAGTGGCGCGCGGCATCGACATCATCGAATTTGCCTGCGGCATTCCGCAGTTGCTCAAGGGCGATTTCACCGACCAGGTCAGCACGGGCATCGACAACTGGACGCTGCGCCAGCCCCTCGGTGTGGTGGCGGGCATCACGCCGTTCAACTTCCCGGTCATGGTGCCCATGTGGATGTTTCCGGTGGCCATTGCTGCCGGCAACACCTTCGTGCTCAAGCCCAGCCCGACCGATCCCACGGCCTCGCTGCTGATGGCCGACCTGTTCCAGCAGGCAGGGCTGCCCGATGGCGTGTTCAACGTGGTGCAGGGTGACAAGGAGGCTGTGGACGCGCTCATCGAGCACCCTGACGTGAAGGCCATCAGCTTTGTGGGTTCGACCCCCATCGCCAACTATATTTACGAAACCGGTGCCCGCCACGGCAAGCGCGTGCAGGCCCTGGGCGGCGCCAAGAACCACATGGTCGTCATGCCCGACGCCGACATCGACCAGGCCGTGGACGCGCTGATTGGCGCAGGCTACGGCTCGGCCGGCGAGCGCTGCATGGCCATCAGCGTGGCCGTGCTGGTGGGCGATGCGGCCGACCAACTGGTGCCCAAGCTCATCGAGCGCACCCGGGCCCTCAAGGTGCTCAACGGCACCAACCTGGCGGCCGAGATGGGGCCCATCGTGACCCGCGCGGCCCACGAGCGCATCTCGGGCTACATCGATCTGGGCGTGAATGAGGGCGCGCAGCTGCTGGTGGATGGCCGTGGTTTTGACGGCAAGCAGGCCGGCGAAGGCTGCGAAGGCGGTTTCTGGCTGGGCGGCACGCTGTTTGACCATGTCACGCCCGCCATGCGCATCTACAAGGAAGAGATTTTCGGCCCCGTGCTGGCAGTGGTGCGCGCCAAGGATTTCGGTGAAGCGGTGAAACTGGTCAATGACCATCAGTTCGGCAACGGCGTGGCCTGCTTCACGCGCGACGGCAACGTGGCCCGCGAGTTCGGCCGCCGCATCCAGGCGGGCATGGTCGGCATCAACGTGCCGATTCCCGTGCCCATGGCCTGGCACGGCTTTGGCGGCTGGAAGCGCAGCCTGTTTGGCGACATGCACGCTTATGGTGAAGAAGGCGTGCGTTTTTACACCAAGCAAAAAAGCATCATGCAGCGCTGGCCGGAGAGCACGCCCAAGGGCGCCGAGTTTGTGATGCCGACGGCGAAGTGA